A genomic segment from Amycolatopsis camponoti encodes:
- a CDS encoding heme o synthase, whose amino-acid sequence MSLVNAAHGRSDDTSAVHPTGERPHGDRRSIRQVVGAYAALAKPRVIELLLVTTIPAMFLAGRQIPSPWLVLATLVGGTMAAGSANALNCVIDADIDKVMNRTKRRPLVKDSVPRRGALIFGLVMGVASAVVLYFTVNLLSAVLAVATILFYIFVYTLGLKRRTSQNVVWGGAAGCMPVVIGWAAVTGTVQWPAFVMFGVIFFWTPPHTWALGMKYRDDYERAGVPMLPVVATAQHVAKQIVIYSWVMVAWTLLLLPVTSWLYGTFAILAGGWFLFYAHSLQAAVRRGEETKPMALFHRSNTYLMIVFVALAVDSAIGLPTLGLPF is encoded by the coding sequence ATGTCGTTGGTGAACGCTGCGCACGGACGCAGTGACGACACCAGCGCCGTGCACCCGACCGGTGAGCGACCGCACGGTGACCGGCGAAGCATCCGCCAGGTCGTCGGCGCCTACGCCGCGCTGGCGAAGCCGCGGGTGATCGAGCTCCTCCTGGTGACGACCATCCCGGCGATGTTCCTCGCCGGCCGTCAGATCCCCTCGCCGTGGCTGGTACTGGCCACGCTGGTCGGCGGGACGATGGCCGCGGGCAGCGCGAACGCGCTCAACTGCGTGATCGACGCGGACATCGACAAGGTGATGAACCGCACGAAGCGCCGTCCGCTGGTGAAGGACTCGGTGCCGCGGCGCGGCGCGCTGATCTTCGGCTTGGTCATGGGCGTCGCGTCGGCCGTGGTGCTCTACTTCACGGTCAACCTGCTGTCGGCCGTGCTGGCCGTGGCCACGATCCTCTTCTACATCTTCGTCTACACGCTCGGCCTCAAGCGGCGCACGTCGCAGAACGTGGTCTGGGGCGGCGCGGCGGGCTGCATGCCGGTGGTCATCGGCTGGGCCGCCGTCACCGGCACCGTGCAGTGGCCGGCGTTCGTGATGTTCGGCGTCATCTTCTTCTGGACGCCGCCGCACACGTGGGCGCTGGGCATGAAGTACCGCGACGACTACGAGCGCGCGGGCGTCCCGATGCTGCCGGTGGTGGCCACCGCCCAGCACGTCGCCAAGCAGATCGTCATCTACTCGTGGGTGATGGTGGCGTGGACGCTGCTGCTGCTCCCGGTGACGTCCTGGCTGTACGGCACGTTCGCCATCCTGGCGGGCGGCTGGTTCCTCTTCTACGCGCACAGCCTGCAGGCCGCGGTGCGGCGCGGCGAAGAGACGAAGCCGATGGCGCTGTTCCACCGGTCCAACACGTACCTGATGATCGTGTTCGTGGCGCTGGCGGTCGACTCGGCCATCGGCCTGCCGACCCTCGGCCTGCCGTTCTGA
- a CDS encoding HelD family protein: MSVSSDGFIAELAREQAYVTTLYAKLDAERAEAQRRLDDTLRQTGGTPQARTERDVATTLYTDRLAQLGSVEQGLAFGRLDFVPGNAEETTYIGRLGLFDEDDDYRPLLVDWRAPVARPFYLATAASPDGVRRRRHLRSLTRKVTGFDDEILDLTAADQGQDLGLAGEAALLAALEQRRTGEMSDIVATIQAEQDRIIRAPLGGVMVVQGGPGTGKTAVALHRAAYLLYTHRQQLTTRGVLVVGPNSTFLRYIGQVLPSLGETGVLLATVGQLYPGLDADGVEPRETTEVKGRLVMAEVLANAVRDRQRVPEPVMEIEYEHVVLRLDRKTCTDARTRARRSRRPHNPARRLFVSDVLDALTRQAARKLGDDLLDGQDLQDIRAELAADEHVTAAIDSLWPVLTPEGVLDDLFADRERLSGAARKLLSPEDRALLESGRDTKWTPADVPLLDELAELIGVDDTEARVERKRREREDRAYAEGVLDILEQDEEIIDEELLRVSDVLDAELFAERQVERSELTAAQRAAQDRTWTFGHVIVDEAQELSAMDWRLLMRRSPNRSMTLVGDVAQTGAAGGARSWGEALSPYVADRWRLEQLTVNYRTPAEIMAVAARVLAEVDPALSAPSSVRETGVAPWSARPSSLASELPGLVERELSEVDGGTVAVLVPAARFDEVSSWLSEHDERLSVLTVERAKGLEFDSVVLVAPDEVVSGSPRGLNDLYVALTRATRRLGVVATGDDVPALSVLG; the protein is encoded by the coding sequence TTGTCCGTGTCCTCGGACGGCTTCATCGCCGAGCTCGCCCGCGAGCAGGCGTACGTGACCACCCTCTACGCGAAGCTCGACGCCGAACGCGCCGAGGCCCAGCGGCGTCTCGACGACACCCTCCGCCAGACCGGCGGCACCCCGCAGGCCCGCACCGAACGCGACGTCGCCACCACCCTCTACACCGACCGGCTCGCCCAGCTCGGCTCCGTCGAGCAGGGCCTGGCCTTCGGGCGACTCGACTTCGTCCCCGGCAATGCCGAGGAGACCACCTACATCGGCCGGCTCGGGCTGTTCGACGAAGACGACGACTACCGGCCGCTGCTCGTCGACTGGCGGGCGCCCGTCGCGCGGCCCTTCTACCTCGCCACCGCCGCCTCGCCCGACGGCGTGCGGCGGCGACGGCACCTGCGGTCGCTGACCCGCAAGGTCACCGGCTTCGACGACGAGATCCTCGACCTCACCGCCGCCGACCAGGGCCAGGACCTCGGGCTGGCCGGCGAGGCCGCGCTGCTCGCCGCCCTCGAACAGCGGCGCACCGGCGAGATGAGCGACATCGTCGCGACCATCCAGGCCGAGCAGGACCGCATCATCCGCGCGCCGCTGGGCGGCGTCATGGTCGTGCAGGGCGGGCCGGGCACCGGCAAGACCGCCGTCGCGCTGCACCGCGCGGCCTACCTGCTCTACACGCACCGCCAGCAGCTCACGACCCGCGGCGTGCTCGTCGTCGGGCCGAACAGCACGTTCCTGCGCTACATCGGCCAGGTGCTGCCGTCGCTCGGCGAGACCGGCGTGCTGCTCGCCACCGTCGGGCAGCTCTACCCGGGCCTGGACGCCGACGGCGTCGAGCCGCGCGAGACCACCGAGGTCAAGGGCCGGCTCGTGATGGCCGAGGTGCTGGCCAACGCCGTCCGCGATCGCCAGCGCGTGCCCGAGCCCGTCATGGAGATCGAGTACGAGCACGTCGTGCTGCGGCTGGACCGGAAGACGTGCACCGACGCCCGGACCCGCGCCCGCCGGTCGCGCCGGCCGCACAACCCGGCGCGGCGGCTGTTCGTCTCCGACGTCCTCGACGCGCTGACCCGCCAGGCCGCCCGGAAGCTGGGCGACGACCTCCTCGACGGGCAGGACCTGCAGGACATCCGCGCCGAGCTGGCCGCGGACGAGCACGTCACGGCCGCCATCGACTCGCTGTGGCCGGTGCTGACCCCGGAAGGCGTGCTCGACGACCTGTTCGCCGACCGCGAACGGCTCTCCGGCGCGGCCCGGAAGCTGCTTTCGCCCGAAGACCGCGCCCTGCTGGAGAGCGGCCGCGACACGAAGTGGACGCCGGCCGACGTGCCGCTGCTCGACGAGCTGGCCGAGCTGATCGGCGTCGACGACACCGAGGCCCGCGTCGAGCGCAAACGCCGTGAGCGCGAAGACCGCGCGTACGCCGAGGGCGTGCTCGACATCCTCGAGCAGGACGAGGAGATCATCGACGAGGAGCTGCTGCGCGTCTCCGACGTCCTCGACGCCGAGCTGTTCGCCGAGCGCCAGGTGGAGCGCAGCGAGCTGACCGCGGCCCAGCGTGCCGCGCAGGACCGGACCTGGACGTTCGGGCACGTGATCGTCGACGAGGCCCAGGAGCTGTCGGCGATGGACTGGCGGCTGCTGATGCGGCGTTCGCCGAACCGGTCGATGACGCTGGTCGGAGACGTCGCCCAGACGGGTGCGGCCGGGGGAGCGCGGTCGTGGGGCGAGGCGCTCTCGCCGTACGTCGCGGACCGGTGGCGGCTCGAGCAGCTGACCGTGAACTACCGCACGCCCGCGGAGATCATGGCGGTCGCGGCCCGGGTGCTCGCGGAGGTCGACCCGGCGTTGTCCGCGCCGTCTTCGGTGCGGGAGACCGGGGTGGCGCCGTGGTCGGCGCGGCCTTCGTCCTTGGCCTCGGAGCTGCCAGGGCTGGTCGAGCGTGAACTGTCCGAAGTGGACGGTGGGACGGTGGCGGTCTTGGTGCCCGCGGCCCGGTTCGACGAGGTCTCGTCGTGGCTTTCGGAGCACGACGAGCGGCTGAGCGTGCTGACCGTCGAGCGGGCGAAGGGCCTGGAGTTCGACTCGGTGGTGCTGGTCGCGCCGGACGAGGTCGTCTCGGGTTCGCCGCGCGGGCTCAACGACCTGTATGTGGCCTTGACGCGCGCTACGCGGCGGCTCGGCGTGGTCGCCACGGGTGACGACGTCCCGGCACTCTCCGTGCTTGGCTAG
- the opcA gene encoding glucose-6-phosphate dehydrogenase assembly protein OpcA: MIIDLPSTTTSALNKKLVEIREQGGQVALGRVLTLVIVADDDSKLEEAIEAANGASREHPSRVIVVAKGARTAAPRIDGQIRVGGDAGASEVIVLRLYGPLAAQGQSAVVPLLLPDAPIVCWWPSAGPKDPDKDPLGELAQRRITDSAAEKSPVKALTTRAKAYTAGDTDLAWTRLTHWRAQLVSALDLPPYEKITGATVTGEADSPSTELLAAWLAEYLKVPVKRVKSSGAAGIISVTLDRRSGAVELHRPDGRVGTLTQPGQPTRRIALQRRSTQDCLVEELRRLDPDEVYEAALHGLGKITSGTNGKTGAPAKADVTSPAAAGVSAKAKK; the protein is encoded by the coding sequence GTGATCATCGACCTGCCGTCCACCACGACTTCGGCACTGAACAAGAAGCTGGTGGAGATCCGCGAACAGGGCGGGCAAGTCGCGCTCGGGCGGGTGCTGACGCTGGTGATCGTGGCCGACGACGACTCCAAGCTCGAGGAGGCCATCGAGGCGGCGAACGGCGCGAGCCGCGAGCACCCGTCGCGGGTGATCGTGGTCGCCAAGGGCGCCCGCACCGCGGCGCCGCGCATCGACGGCCAGATCCGGGTCGGCGGCGACGCCGGCGCGAGCGAGGTCATCGTGCTGCGGCTCTACGGCCCGCTGGCGGCCCAGGGCCAGAGCGCCGTCGTGCCGCTGCTGCTGCCCGATGCGCCGATCGTGTGCTGGTGGCCCAGCGCCGGTCCGAAGGACCCGGACAAGGACCCGCTCGGTGAGCTGGCCCAGCGCCGGATCACCGACTCGGCCGCGGAGAAGAGCCCGGTCAAGGCGCTGACCACGCGGGCGAAGGCCTACACGGCCGGCGACACCGACCTGGCCTGGACGCGGCTGACGCACTGGCGCGCCCAGCTCGTCTCCGCGCTGGACCTGCCGCCGTACGAGAAGATCACCGGCGCGACCGTGACCGGCGAGGCCGACTCGCCGTCGACCGAGCTGCTGGCCGCGTGGCTGGCCGAGTACCTGAAGGTGCCGGTCAAGCGGGTCAAGAGCTCGGGCGCGGCCGGGATCATCTCGGTGACGCTGGACCGGCGTTCGGGCGCGGTGGAGCTGCACCGGCCGGACGGGCGCGTCGGCACGCTGACCCAGCCGGGCCAGCCGACCCGGCGGATCGCCCTGCAGCGGCGCAGCACCCAGGACTGCCTGGTCGAGGAGCTGCGGCGGCTCGACCCGGACGAGGTCTACGAGGCGGCGCTGCACGGCCTGGGCAAGATCACGTCCGGCACCAACGGCAAGACGGGCGCGCCGGCCAAGGCCGACGTCACGTCGCCCGCGGCCGCGGGCGTGTCCGCCAAGGCGAAGAAATGA
- a CDS encoding glucose-6-phosphate isomerase, with the protein MTTGEKTGVEIVDAELAERAAPLAERLVTDQAASKLAAQDPTLWGPDAESEASIRLSWTTLHKSSRPLIGEIEALRTELRSEGVDRVVLAGMGGSSLAPEVITGTDGVALTVLDTTDPGQVADALAGDLERTVIVVSSKSGGTVETDSHRRIFAKAFTDAGIDAARRIVVVTDPGSPFQELSEKEGYRKTFLADPHVGGRYSALTAFGLVPAGLAGADVARLLDQAASVAEELGADSADNPAVKLAAAWAAAHEAGAEKVVLADSGSGIKGFPDWAEQLIAESTGKQGTGLLPVAVEGVEAPGFADAKSDATAVAVGPAKGAAKLAVTGSLGAQMLLWEFATALAGRLLGINPFDQPDVEAAKKAARALLDDPEKLKGGEEPSNVDGPVEIFGSDGVSTEGSLTDVLRAFFASAPDKGYIAVQAYLDRLDDASTALLRGEIAKRTGLQTTFGWGPRFLHSTGQYHKGGHQNGVFLQLTGAVEQDLDVPERPYTLGQLQHAQALGDGQVLAEHGRPVLRLHLTDRAAGLAAVVRAVQEGDA; encoded by the coding sequence ATGACGACAGGGGAAAAGACCGGCGTCGAGATCGTGGACGCCGAACTGGCGGAGCGCGCCGCGCCGCTGGCCGAGCGGCTGGTCACCGACCAGGCCGCGTCGAAGCTGGCGGCGCAGGACCCCACGTTGTGGGGACCGGACGCCGAGTCCGAGGCGTCGATCCGGCTTTCGTGGACGACGCTGCACAAGTCGTCCCGGCCGCTGATCGGCGAGATCGAGGCGCTGCGGACCGAACTGCGGTCCGAGGGTGTCGACCGCGTGGTGCTCGCCGGCATGGGCGGCTCCTCGCTGGCGCCGGAGGTGATCACCGGCACCGACGGCGTCGCGCTGACCGTGCTCGACACGACCGACCCCGGCCAGGTCGCCGACGCGCTGGCCGGCGACCTCGAGCGCACGGTGATCGTGGTGTCGTCGAAGTCGGGTGGCACCGTCGAGACCGACAGCCACCGGCGGATCTTCGCGAAGGCGTTCACCGACGCGGGGATCGACGCGGCGCGGCGGATCGTGGTCGTCACCGACCCGGGCTCGCCGTTCCAGGAACTGTCCGAAAAGGAGGGTTACCGCAAGACCTTCCTCGCCGACCCGCACGTCGGCGGCCGTTACTCGGCGCTGACCGCGTTCGGGCTCGTGCCGGCCGGTCTCGCCGGCGCGGACGTCGCCCGCCTGCTCGACCAGGCCGCCTCGGTGGCCGAAGAGCTCGGCGCGGACTCGGCGGACAACCCGGCGGTCAAGCTGGCCGCCGCGTGGGCCGCCGCGCACGAAGCGGGCGCCGAGAAGGTCGTGCTGGCCGACTCCGGTTCCGGCATCAAGGGCTTCCCCGACTGGGCGGAGCAGCTGATCGCCGAGTCCACCGGCAAGCAGGGAACCGGGTTGCTGCCGGTCGCCGTCGAAGGCGTCGAGGCGCCCGGCTTCGCCGACGCGAAGTCCGATGCCACGGCGGTCGCCGTCGGCCCGGCGAAGGGTGCGGCGAAGCTCGCCGTCACCGGCTCGCTCGGTGCGCAGATGCTGCTCTGGGAGTTCGCGACGGCGCTGGCCGGGCGGCTGCTCGGGATCAACCCGTTCGACCAGCCCGACGTCGAAGCGGCCAAGAAGGCGGCCCGCGCGCTGCTGGACGACCCGGAGAAGCTGAAGGGCGGCGAGGAACCGTCCAACGTGGACGGTCCGGTCGAGATCTTCGGCAGCGACGGGGTTTCCACCGAGGGCAGCCTGACCGACGTGCTGCGCGCGTTCTTCGCGTCGGCGCCGGACAAGGGCTACATCGCGGTGCAGGCCTACCTCGACCGGCTCGACGACGCGTCGACCGCGCTGCTGCGCGGCGAGATCGCCAAGCGCACCGGCCTGCAGACGACCTTCGGCTGGGGACCGCGGTTCCTGCACTCCACCGGCCAGTACCACAAGGGCGGGCACCAGAACGGCGTGTTCCTGCAGCTCACCGGCGCCGTCGAGCAGGACCTCGACGTGCCGGAGCGGCCGTACACCCTCGGCCAGCTGCAGCACGCGCAGGCCCTGGGCGACGGGCAGGTGCTCGCCGAGCACGGCCGCCCGGTGCTGCGCCTGCACCTGACCGACCGGGCCGCGGGCCTCGCGGCCGTCGTCCGCGCGGTACAGGAGGGGGACGCATGA
- the tkt gene encoding transketolase — protein sequence MSDTAPTSENNPLLRRNVPADWTDTDTRAVDTVRVLAADAVENCGSGHPGTAMSLAPLAYTLFQRTLRHDPNDQNWPGRDRFVLSAGHSSLTLYIQLFLAGYGLELEDLKQLRKWGSKTPGHPEYRHTDGVETTTGPLGQGLANAVGMAMAARRERGLLDPDTAPGESIFDHYIYAIASDGDIEEGVTAEASSIAGRQELGNLIVFWDDNKISIEDDTNIALSEDTVARYDAYGWHTQVVEGGEDVVAIEEAIKNAKAETGRPSFIAVKTVIGYPAPKKMGTGKAHGAALGAEEVAAVKKVLGFDPEQSFQVEDDVIKHTRQALDRGKAAHAEWAEKFEAWGKANPERKKLADRMSTRTLPEGFADNLPKWEPDAKGVATRKASGEVLNALAEPLPELWGGSADLAESNNTTMKGADSFGPEKASTDMWKTSPYGRTLHFGIREHAMGSILNGIALHGGTRPYGATFLIFSDYMRPPVRLAALMKAPVTYVWTHDSIGLGEDGPTHQPIEQLSALRAIPGLNVVRPADANETAYAWKAVLEDIHHPSGLALTRQNVPVLEGTSAEGVAKGGYVLADSDGTPDVVLIGTGSEVQLAVEAKKVLEADGVKARVVSMPCVEWFDAQDAAYRESVIPAGVKARVSVEAGIAQSWHRFTGDAGVNVSIEHFGASADAATLFREFGFTTEAVVDAARRSIANTKN from the coding sequence GTGTCCGATACCGCCCCTACCAGCGAGAACAACCCACTCCTCCGGCGTAACGTCCCCGCCGACTGGACCGACACCGACACCCGCGCCGTGGACACCGTCCGGGTGCTCGCCGCGGACGCGGTCGAGAACTGTGGCAGTGGCCACCCCGGCACCGCGATGAGCTTGGCGCCGCTGGCCTACACGTTGTTCCAGCGCACGCTGCGGCACGACCCGAACGACCAGAACTGGCCGGGCCGCGACCGGTTCGTGCTGTCGGCCGGCCACTCCAGCCTGACGCTGTACATCCAGCTGTTCCTCGCCGGCTACGGCCTCGAGCTCGAGGACCTCAAGCAGCTGCGCAAGTGGGGCTCGAAGACCCCGGGCCACCCGGAGTACCGCCACACCGACGGCGTCGAGACCACCACCGGCCCGCTGGGGCAGGGCCTGGCGAACGCCGTGGGCATGGCGATGGCCGCCCGTCGTGAGCGCGGCCTGCTCGACCCGGACACCGCGCCCGGCGAGAGCATCTTCGACCACTACATCTACGCGATCGCGTCCGACGGCGACATCGAAGAGGGCGTGACCGCCGAGGCGTCGTCCATCGCGGGCCGCCAGGAGCTGGGCAACCTGATCGTCTTCTGGGACGACAACAAGATCTCCATCGAGGACGACACGAACATCGCCCTCTCGGAGGACACCGTCGCGCGCTACGACGCCTACGGGTGGCACACCCAGGTCGTCGAGGGTGGCGAGGACGTCGTCGCGATCGAAGAGGCCATCAAGAACGCGAAGGCCGAGACCGGCCGCCCGTCGTTCATCGCGGTGAAGACCGTGATCGGCTACCCGGCCCCGAAGAAGATGGGCACCGGCAAGGCGCACGGCGCCGCGCTGGGCGCCGAAGAGGTCGCCGCGGTCAAGAAGGTCCTCGGCTTCGACCCGGAGCAGTCGTTCCAGGTCGAGGACGACGTGATCAAGCACACCCGCCAGGCGCTCGACCGCGGCAAGGCCGCGCACGCCGAGTGGGCCGAGAAGTTCGAGGCGTGGGGCAAGGCCAACCCGGAGCGCAAGAAGCTGGCGGACCGCATGTCCACCCGCACCCTGCCCGAGGGCTTCGCCGACAACCTGCCGAAGTGGGAGCCGGACGCCAAGGGCGTCGCCACCCGCAAGGCCTCCGGCGAGGTGCTCAACGCGCTCGCCGAGCCGCTGCCCGAGCTGTGGGGCGGCTCCGCGGACCTCGCGGAGAGCAACAACACCACGATGAAGGGCGCCGACTCGTTCGGCCCGGAGAAGGCTTCCACGGACATGTGGAAGACCAGCCCGTACGGCCGGACGCTGCACTTCGGCATCCGCGAGCACGCCATGGGCTCGATCCTCAACGGGATCGCGCTGCACGGCGGCACCCGCCCGTACGGCGCGACGTTCCTCATCTTCTCCGACTACATGCGCCCGCCGGTCCGGCTGGCCGCGCTGATGAAGGCGCCGGTCACCTACGTGTGGACGCACGACTCGATCGGCCTCGGCGAGGACGGGCCGACGCACCAGCCGATCGAGCAGCTGTCCGCGCTGCGCGCGATCCCGGGCCTCAACGTCGTCCGCCCGGCGGACGCCAACGAGACCGCGTACGCGTGGAAGGCCGTGCTGGAGGACATCCACCACCCGTCCGGCCTGGCCCTCACCCGCCAGAACGTGCCGGTGCTCGAGGGCACCAGCGCCGAGGGCGTCGCGAAGGGCGGTTACGTCCTGGCGGATTCCGACGGCACGCCGGACGTCGTGCTGATCGGCACCGGCTCCGAGGTCCAGCTCGCCGTCGAGGCGAAGAAGGTCCTCGAGGCCGACGGCGTCAAGGCGCGCGTCGTCTCGATGCCGTGCGTCGAGTGGTTCGACGCGCAGGACGCGGCCTACCGCGAATCCGTCATCCCGGCCGGGGTGAAGGCCCGTGTGTCCGTCGAGGCGGGCATCGCCCAGTCGTGGCACCGCTTCACCGGTGACGCCGGGGTGAACGTTTCGATCGAGCACTTCGGCGCCTCCGCCGATGCCGCCACACTGTTCCGTGAGTTCGGTTTCACCACGGAGGCAGTCGTCGACGCGGCCCGCCGCTCGATCGCCAACACCAAGAACTGA
- the tal gene encoding transaldolase: MSNDKLAQLSEAGVSIWLDDLSRERLNTGNLAALVRDKHVVGVTTNPTIFANAMSKGDAYDERTKELAAQGADVEATIRDLTTTDVRNAADLFRDVYAATNGVDGRVSIEVDPRLAKDTDKTVAEAQDLWKTVDRPNTLIKIPATEEGLPAITATLAEGISVNVTLIFSVERYKKVIEAYFAGLEQAKANGHDLRGIHSVASFFVSRVDTEIDKRLDAIGTDEAKALRGKAAVANARLAYAAFEELSATDRWKALAADGANAQRPLWASTGVKNPDYSPTLYVDQLVVKDTVNTMPEKTLDAVAEHAEITGDQVSGRAAEAQEVFDKLSAVGIDITDVFVVLENEGVEKFEKSWIELLETVNGQLEKAKG; encoded by the coding sequence ATGAGCAACGACAAGCTCGCGCAGCTGTCCGAGGCCGGTGTTTCGATCTGGCTGGACGACCTCTCGCGCGAACGCCTGAACACCGGCAACCTCGCCGCGCTGGTCCGCGACAAGCACGTCGTCGGCGTGACGACCAACCCGACGATCTTCGCCAACGCGATGTCGAAGGGTGACGCCTACGACGAGCGGACGAAGGAGCTCGCCGCCCAGGGCGCCGACGTCGAGGCGACCATCCGCGACCTGACCACGACCGACGTGCGCAACGCCGCCGACCTGTTCCGCGACGTCTACGCCGCCACGAACGGCGTCGACGGCCGCGTCTCGATCGAGGTCGACCCGCGCCTGGCCAAGGACACCGACAAGACGGTGGCCGAGGCCCAGGACCTGTGGAAGACCGTCGACCGGCCGAACACGCTGATCAAGATCCCGGCCACCGAAGAGGGCCTGCCGGCGATCACCGCCACGCTCGCCGAGGGCATCAGCGTCAACGTCACGCTGATCTTCTCCGTCGAGCGCTACAAGAAGGTCATCGAGGCCTACTTCGCCGGCCTGGAGCAGGCGAAGGCCAACGGCCACGACCTGCGCGGCATCCACTCGGTGGCGTCGTTCTTCGTGTCCCGCGTGGACACCGAGATCGACAAGCGCCTGGACGCGATCGGCACCGACGAGGCCAAGGCCCTCCGCGGCAAGGCCGCCGTCGCCAACGCCCGGCTCGCCTACGCGGCCTTCGAGGAGCTGTCGGCCACGGACCGCTGGAAGGCCCTCGCGGCCGACGGCGCCAACGCGCAGCGCCCGCTGTGGGCCTCGACCGGCGTGAAGAACCCGGACTACTCCCCCACGCTCTACGTCGACCAGCTCGTGGTGAAGGACACCGTCAACACGATGCCGGAGAAGACCCTGGACGCGGTCGCCGAGCACGCCGAGATCACCGGTGACCAGGTCTCCGGCCGCGCCGCCGAGGCGCAGGAGGTCTTCGACAAGCTTTCGGCGGTCGGCATCGACATCACCGACGTGTTCGTCGTCCTGGAGAACGAGGGCGTCGAGAAGTTCGAGAAGTCCTGGATCGAACTGCTCGAGACCGTCAACGGCCAGCTCGAAAAGGCGAAGGGCTGA
- the zwf gene encoding glucose-6-phosphate dehydrogenase has protein sequence MTWTNPLRDPRDKRLPRIAGPSSLVIFGVTGDLARKKLMPAIYDLANRGLLPAGFSLVGFARRDWEHQDFGELVHDSVKAHARTPFKESVWNRLAEGIRFVQGTFDDDDAFDRLAQTVKDLDKERGTGGNTAFYLSIPPGAFPVVTKQLARSGLANADENTWRRVVIEKPFGHDLKSAEELNAIVNDVFPEESVFRIDHYLGKETVQNILALRFANQLFEPIWNANYVDHVQITMAEDIGLGGRAGYYDGIGAARDVIQNHLLQLLAFTAMEEPVSFEPRALRAEKIKVLSATGPVGPLSKTTARGQYAGGWQGGMKVPGLLEEEGFAKDSKTETYAAVTLEVQSRRWAGVPFYLRTGKRLGRRVTEIAVVFKRAPHLPFDSTSTEELGQNALVIRVQPDEGITLRFGSKVPGTTMEVRDVTMDFGYGHAFTESSPEAYERLILDVLLGEPSLFPVNEEVELSWKILDPILEAWAKEGSPEQYPPGTWGPPSADEMLERTGRKWRRP, from the coding sequence ATGACCTGGACCAACCCGCTGCGCGATCCGCGGGACAAGCGGCTCCCGCGCATCGCCGGGCCGTCCAGCCTGGTGATCTTCGGGGTCACCGGCGACCTGGCCCGCAAGAAGCTGATGCCCGCCATCTACGACCTGGCCAACCGCGGGCTGCTGCCCGCCGGCTTCTCGCTCGTCGGGTTCGCCCGGCGCGACTGGGAGCACCAGGACTTCGGCGAGCTGGTGCACGACTCGGTCAAGGCGCACGCGCGCACGCCGTTCAAGGAGTCGGTGTGGAACCGGCTCGCCGAAGGCATCCGGTTCGTGCAGGGCACCTTCGACGACGACGACGCCTTCGACCGGCTCGCGCAGACGGTCAAGGACCTCGACAAGGAACGCGGCACCGGCGGCAACACGGCGTTCTACCTGTCGATCCCGCCCGGCGCGTTCCCCGTGGTGACCAAGCAACTGGCCCGTTCCGGGCTGGCCAACGCGGACGAGAACACCTGGCGCCGCGTCGTCATCGAGAAGCCGTTCGGCCACGACCTGAAGAGCGCCGAAGAGCTCAACGCGATCGTCAACGACGTCTTCCCCGAGGAGTCGGTGTTCCGCATCGACCACTACCTCGGCAAGGAGACGGTGCAGAACATCCTGGCGCTGCGCTTCGCGAACCAGCTGTTCGAGCCGATCTGGAACGCCAACTACGTCGACCACGTGCAGATCACCATGGCCGAGGACATCGGCCTCGGCGGGCGCGCGGGGTACTACGACGGCATCGGCGCGGCCCGCGACGTCATCCAGAACCACCTGCTGCAGCTGCTGGCCTTCACCGCGATGGAGGAGCCGGTCTCGTTCGAGCCGCGGGCCCTGCGCGCGGAGAAGATCAAGGTGCTGTCGGCGACGGGCCCGGTCGGGCCGCTGAGCAAGACGACCGCGCGCGGCCAGTACGCGGGCGGCTGGCAGGGCGGCATGAAGGTGCCCGGCCTGCTGGAGGAAGAGGGCTTCGCGAAGGACTCGAAGACCGAGACCTACGCCGCGGTGACCCTGGAAGTGCAGAGCCGCCGCTGGGCCGGGGTGCCGTTCTACCTGCGCACCGGCAAGCGGCTCGGCCGCCGCGTCACCGAGATCGCCGTCGTGTTCAAGCGGGCGCCGCACCTGCCGTTCGACTCCACGTCGACCGAGGAGCTGGGGCAGAACGCCCTGGTCATCCGCGTCCAGCCGGACGAGGGCATCACGCTGCGGTTCGGCTCGAAGGTGCCGGGGACCACGATGGAGGTCCGCGACGTCACGATGGACTTCGGCTACGGCCACGCGTTCACCGAGTCCTCCCCCGAGGCCTACGAGCGGCTGATCCTGGACGTCCTGCTCGGCGAGCCGTCGCTGTTCCCGGTGAACGAAGAGGTCGAGCTCTCCTGGAAGATCCTCGACCCGATCCTGGAGGCCTGGGCCAAGGAAGGGTCGCCGGAGCAGTACCCGCCGGGCACCTGGGGCCCGCCGTCCGCCGACGAAATGCTGGAGCGCACCGGCCGGAAATGGAGGCGCCCGTGA